GGCGGCATTTGCATCAGAGCCAGGGCTGGCCTTGAATGCGTTCATGCCTGAGCTTGAAGCGCTCGCCCCTTCTCCGTAGATACCTCCGTCGTCGTCAGAAATTCGCCATGACTGATGGATCCAAGATCGACCACCTGGTGGGCCCGCTCGGTACCAAGCTATAGCTTTGTCTGCGACGCGCTTGTAATATTTCACTGCTGCCTCGCAATTCTTCGTCGTGCCAATACCAGCGTGATGCCGAAAGGCCGTTGCCATCTCCGCGCGAGCATTTCCACGAATAGCAGCAAAGGTATAGTAGAGAAGCGCCTTGGCTTGGTCACGCTCTACAACATTACCGATCCCAGTCGAATAGTAGACTCCCAGCATATACTGGGCTGTTGAGTTTCCATAGACAGTTGCGAGTTGATGGTAGTTGTTGAAGGCCACCTCCAAGTTCCTTGGGTAACTATAATTGCCGAAGAAGTTTATCTCGGCAAGTAGGTAGAGAGCATCGGAATTGTTTTGTTGTGCGGCTTGTTCGAGAAATTCGACCGCTTTTGCGACAGCGCCGTTGACAGTGGTCTCTTGGGATTGCGATGGGGCTGTTGCCGGACCAGATGGAACGGCTTTAAGTATGTAACGCAAAGCAGTGCCGACGAGTCCCGAAGGTCTTCGCTTTCGGCGATGTAAAGGCTGAGGGGCTTTTGTAAGTTCTATTCTTGCTGCATCGACCAGTTCGGCGCCTAGAAGCTGTCAGTGTCTTTGCGCCTTGTTGGTGGGAGTAGTCGTACCAGGTTGCGGGCCAGCAGGCTGACTttgatcaacaacaacgTCGGTCTTGGGAGAAGCGATATGTTGGTTCTGTCCAGCTCCTTCAAGATTCCTATCCTTATATGTATCGTCATAATGTTTGACATTTGTGCCGAGTCCTGTGGTTACCTGCCAGAGCACTAATAAAGAAGTCAGCAAGCCAAATTGACAGCTGTCGCGTGTTACAACAAGGTATGAAATGATTGACTAACGGAGGACCCAGACTATCGATTGACGCATCATTGGCAGCTGCTATGTGCCGGAAAGGTCAATTCTGCTATAGAGCATGGCTATAATGCAGAGTAATAATTTGGTGAGGCCAACGGTGTTGGAGTTACAAGCTGTCCAGTTGAGGTCGGAGCTTGCATGAGGTAATGCGATGGCCCAGAAGGGAAAAGCGCAGAACCGTATGGCCGATGATTAAGCAACGTTAGGCCAGGAACCGACACactctacggagtactccgtacgaCCCTATTACATTGGCTCAGCATCAGGTGATGGATTTGCGACTTTTGTCTTTGCATCATGAGAACTGAGCTCCAATTTGAACCTGCTTTGATTTCAGTGCACATGCTACCTAGTAAACTCTGCACGAAATCAGATTAGCTCTCTTCCTACGGAGTACGTAGGTTGGTATACAATACACCAACCATTTGAGATTCCACAATTGCGTTTAAAGACCATGTCCAATCAGCAGAAGCACAGCAAACAGTTTGGCTTAGACAGGCCCATAGGCTCACAGAGGATTGGTTTCTAATGATTTCGTTAAATCTATTCAAAAGATACGGAGTAGCACGGCAGGTGATAGGTTCCCTTAACGTCCTATCCGTAtataaggtaggtagatagTCCTCCGGGAATGAGAACGGCTCTGGCCTTGAAGCAACATGCCAAGACAACTCGTCTAGGATATACTAggtcttcttatccttcAGAACAGGAACCCTAAGATTTGTTCTTCGGTAGGAAGCATACTATCTTTCCATGCAGAGACTCAGAGCAAACCGATTTCACCGCATACCTACAATACTgtaggtactccgtacggatATACAAGGACTATTCAAATTTGAGCGACTATCCGTTGATTCAGTTCAAAGCGCTATAATCTGCCGAAACTCTATTTGATAACCACTTTCAACAAACAGAAGCAATTATACTCAAAGATCGCTTCGGCAACTGCTCTTTTTGGAGTTGTTCGACCTGATGCCTGGTAGACTGACGGCGTGGCTTGCTAGTGCTGAAGCTATCCTAGGCCCCCAACCATTCGGAGTTTCAGGCCCCTGCAGTTAGTGTCTCTCCAAGCCTCCCGTCCTCAACGCGAAAGTCACGGGGACCGCGTTAATGGCTGGGAGCTAGCGCGTCTTACTTAACGCGCTTGCATTTAACTAACTCCTGGGCCTTGCATCACCACTTTAGCCCGAATTCTCGCAGCCATACTCTTCTTATTTCTACACATTGTACTACCCCAAATATCAGCATACACTTGCAATATTCACGGTTTACGTTTTTGTTTCCATGAGTACTGTATCTGTGTAATTGGCTTATTTTTGTATCAACTGCCCAGAATTCATTTCGTTCGAGCTCTCGTCGTCGCCAGAGTCCCTCCCTCGTATCGAGGGCTCATCGTGCATCCACCTCCTCCCACCTTCAGTCTCCACCTACAAGCTATCGCCATGTCGACCCTCAAACGTAAAGCAGGCGCCTCGACCGGGAACGATTCGAAGAAGCCTAAGGCTAATGGCAACATTGCCTCATTCTTCGGAGCAGCTCCTAAGCCTACTGGTACTGGTGCTTCTGCCCCCGCACCAGCCGTCAAGTTTGATAAGGCCAAGTGGGTGGCTTCCTTGAAGCCAGAGCAAAAAGAACTCTTGCAGCTCGAAATTGATACTCTTGACGAAAGCTGGCTGGCGCACCTCAAGGATGATCTTGTCACAAAGGAGTTCCTAGACCTTAAGCGATTCCTTGATCGAGAAATCAGCTCTGGGCGCAAGGTGTTCCCACCTAGGAACGATATCTACTCATGGTAAGGACGAAACACCTTTCTACCTGCTGCGGCAGCTCCTAACTTGTAGCTTATAGGTCCCGTCATACCCCTTTCAGCAATGTCAAGGTTGTCATTGTTGGTCAAGACCCCTATCATAACGACAACCAGGCTCATGGATTGGCATTCTCCGTTCGACCCCCAACTCCTGCACCACCCTCGCTCAAGAACATGTATATTGCGCTGAAGAAAGACTATCCTGCTTTCGAGCCGCCACCAAACCGAGGAGGTCTTCTCACCCCCTGGGCAGACCGTGGTGTTCTCATGTTGAACACCTGCCTTACAGTTCGAGCCCATGAAGCCAACTCGCACTCTAATCGAGGATGGGAGAAGCTCACACAACGAGTGATTGATTTAGTGGCGcaaaagagaacaaggggTGTTGTTTTCATGGCCTGGGGAACACCAGCCGGCAAGCGAGTGCAGAAGATCGATCGAGTCAAACATCTTGTGCTACAGAGTGTCCACCCCAGCCCTCTCAGTGCTTCCAGGGGGTTCTTTGACTGCAATCACTTCAGAAAAGCCAATGACTGGCTAGTTACGCGATATGGCCCTGAAGGAGAGATTGACTGGGCACTTGGACCTGGCACTTCCACGAAAGCTCCAGCGACGGAAGCCGACGCCAAGGAGGCTAAATCTGCTGAGAAAAAGGCCGAGGTAATTGAGAAGACTAAGCCTGAAGTGGTaaagaaggctgaagaggacaaggagaacgaTGCTttcgacgaagatgaggaagctctCGAAGAGGCCCTTCGgttggctgaagaagaggagaaggagaaagaaaagtaGTGTTTGAAATTGTTCGAACTCGGAGTGTATGTGTTATGACGGCGTTCAACACTAAGGGAAAGGTACTTGGCATGCAAGCGTAGGGACAGCTTTTCAACTATCAAGTTTTCGGTTCCGGGTCAGGGATCAATGTAGGATCAGCCTCGGGAATCTATGTACATGGATATTGGAAAAGGTTTATAGGATCAATGGATGAATACGGAATATTATGACGCTCAATACGTGATCTTCACCTCGTGCAACTCCCCACAACCGGACGCATAAAGTGACAGATTGTTTCGGAAATCAGGGCGCGGCCGGGAGGGACAGAAAGTTCCGGTTCGAAGGAGATCCTTGATATCTGATGCTCAACACTTTTATCGTATCATGTTCACGGTCAAGAGAAAGGTCCGTGTCTTAGAAATTGTTAATGCATCCCCACTATTCAGCCCGCCGAACTGGTCTCATCTGGGCATCCTTTTcgaaggcgaaggcgaagCGGGTGATACGTTTTTGtttcgagaagaatgaggcGATCTGGTCGATTGATTACGCTGGTGTGAAAAATTGGAAGTCATTCCAAGCTACCATCATGCACGAGGAGCTGAGTCCAATCAAACCATAGGCCGGTTCATTTAGAATTCGATGTCCTCGGAGCGTATATTTAAGGGAGGAAAAGTATATGTTAAGCTGAAATGGGCTTTGGCGACTAGGGTTCCAGAGCTGTCATGAGGCAGATCATGGATCCATGACGGACAACGGGAACAGCATCTGCACTGATTTATACCATTGGGTCATTTAACCCAAGGGGCTTCTAACCAGCGAACGTTTCGATAAAGCTGAGACAGTTTGCAAAATCTGCATTCCAGTTTGGGAGACATCACACTGACCGTAGAGTCTCACCTTAAAGCTGTACGGTGCATCACGATTCATCTGCATGTCAAACATGCAAGTTATTCTTCGCCATCTTGCGTAAGTAGATGCCAACTCATCACGTCGATCTTGAAAGCTCTTGCCAGACAACCACTCAAAATTGCTCCCAAGCAGCGGCTTCGCCTGAGGAGGGTGGGATGAGGATGCGCTGGCGATGCCAACTCACACCCATGAGCCCCGCGGATGACCAAGCTACTGGTACAAGTACAGCGATTGGGCCACAGCTACAGAAGCTAGGAAAGAAGTCAGAATGGCGGCTATATTTGGACTCCTCGGAGCCAAGAAGCCTCCATGTTCGTGATCCAGAACCCGTTGCAAGCGAGAAGTTCCTGGCAAACATGGACTATCCCAGATGTCGAAATGGGATAAGTATGTAATGGAAAAAGATAACGCCTCTCATGACGTGGAGTCAGGCTGGAGATTGTCTGATAGCAGCACTATTATTGGCAGGGGAGCGAGCAACAGAAGAGGTTATGGTTGCGGCGCTTTAGTTCTGAAGGAAATGGAGCTCTGAAAGAGGCACGGGAATTACGAAACATTGGCGTCGAGCCACCCGCCATAGtgcttgatggcattgaagTGCAATAAGAGAAAATGCGTATCGTTTGGTTACTCATATCTTTGGGCCCAGGAAACATGATGAGCTAAAAGCTTTGGCGTCCAACCATAGCGCCAAGATGACACGCTTGTAAGGGCCACCGGCGGTAATTACCCCTGTCCATCATCCCAAGTTGGATCTCGTTTGATGAAGCTTAACTTGTCCTGAAATCATATGTATGCTGCCAGGAACTCGAGTCACCTGCATATCCAGAGACTATTGACAGTATTGCCTGTGTAAAAGGCTCTGCAAGCCATTTATCGACCGGTGAAACTGTGACCGGAGCGAGCTGGTGCGATAAAAGGTCATGAGGCCATCCAGTCAACTAATTACACGGGCAGCCCGCTTGCTCGACGTAATTAAAAAGCAGAACTTTAAGGAACGTGGAGATCCACTCGTCTAGTaaagccttggccttgtgcaACGGCTGAGTCCCGTCTTCTAGTGCTAGCTGATCCAATGGTTGTGTTTGGTGTGTACCTTTCTGTGACTCTCATAATTTCTGTTCGAGGGACGGGAGAGAAATCtaggttgctgttgggaaatgagaagatggttgaAGACTTTCTGGCTACTCTATAGAGACATTATCAGGCTAACTTGGTACCATACAAAGTGATTATCCTCAGAATAAGAAACTTTGCaaattctttttcttgcccAAAGGACCCTTGAGATGGGCTGGAATTGGCCAAGgaagtcaaggctgagggCAATGAATTGCTTTGCAGCTCGTGTGTCTTTACTCTCAGCCTCATTGTTACAGCGTACAAGTTTATGTGCTGTGTATTGTCTCTGTAGATATTGTGTTACACAGCATGACCGTTGTTACAACCAGAGGCTTTAGATTTGATTCAACTATCAACCAAGCAACTCATACTATTTAGCCACATTGTTAAATATTGCTGGATTTGTAAACTAGGCATTCATCTCCATGATAACTCACTCAATCTATGCACGCCCATCACATCCATATTGCCTCTTCCCCCAAACCCCTACCCGCCCCATG
This genomic interval from Fusarium verticillioides 7600 chromosome 1, whole genome shotgun sequence contains the following:
- a CDS encoding uracil-DNA glycosylase, which translates into the protein MSTLKRKAGASTGNDSKKPKANGNIASFFGAAPKPTGTGASAPAPAVKFDKAKWVASLKPEQKELLQLEIDTLDESWLAHLKDDLVTKEFLDLKRFLDREISSGRKVFPPRNDIYSWSRHTPFSNVKVVIVGQDPYHNDNQAHGLAFSVRPPTPAPPSLKNMYIALKKDYPAFEPPPNRGGLLTPWADRGVLMLNTCLTVRAHEANSHSNRGWEKLTQRVIDLVAQKRTRGVVFMAWGTPAGKRVQKIDRVKHLVLQSVHPSPLSASRGFFDCNHFRKANDWLVTRYGPEGEIDWALGPGTSTKAPATEADAKEAKSAEKKAEVIEKTKPEVVKKAEEDKENDAFDEDEEALEEALRLAEEEEKEKEK